Below is a genomic region from Fusarium oxysporum f. sp. lycopersici 4287 chromosome 12, whole genome shotgun sequence.
GATGGCCATGACCCCAATGAAGAGCATTACTCGAATGTCAGATGTAAGTCAACGTCGTCCCCACACCTATGTCTTTGCTGATTGTTCGGAAGATGTTTATGATCGCATGGTCAAGACCCTTCACAATGACGAAATGATTCCAGCCAACGGCTACGGCGGACTCAAGCCCCTTCTTCTATGCGACGAAAGCAAATTCGTCTGGGTCGGAAGAGACGACAAGGATCCCCATGATCCAGCAGGACGCCCCCTACGCGAATCCAGACCGAAAGAGATGGCGGGTACAAAAGCCGGAGCTTGGGTCTACAAGAAACGCTACCTGGTAAATGGCGCCAAGCAACCCGACACGGGACTTTGCAGACCAGGCGTATTTGCCGTCACCCTTACCCGAAACGATTTCATCATCTTTTGTCCTCCATCATTTCCAGGACCCGGTGGCTAGTACCAAATCTGCTGTTGATGCTAAAGACAGCGTTCAGAAAGATGATGTATTGGATACATACTCGGCTACTAGCCTTTCTCGAGTCATGGTCCACGAGCTTGCCCATTGGTTTGGTGGTGCTGGGAATGGTGGAACTGACAACCGCAATGGTATGTTTATTGCGAATGATACCTATTTACATCTGTGCAGATGCTAATATGCTCCGCATCTAGTCCCTGATCAACAAGCCGTCGGAAAAGAGGGAGCATTAGTCTGGCAAAAGCCCGACGGCAAACGCACCACTGATGCGACTCTTAAGGACCTCAAGAGATATCTCACATGTAAGTTCTTCTCCGTGCTATTCTCACTTCGGGTCTCCGGCAGGGAATTTTTGTTACTGACAATAATAACAACAGACAACTTTATGTGGGTTTCCAACTTGGCGCGCTCTCATGAGGGGGCCAACGCAGGAAATTGTGGCCCGAGCAAAGCCACTTTCACGGCTGAGTCATATGCCCTTTTCGCACTAATGTCGTAAGTTGCCTAGATAACCTCAGACTGAATCATTGGATTATGAGTTGTTGCtaattatttatcttctAGTTACATGGATAACTGGGATTGGGCTAATGATGGGAAGGCAAAGGCGTTTGTTGACGAAATGATCCCATATGAGAGACTTCCTAACAGTAAGAAGGTTCGTTTGGGCTAGAGAGGAATTTATTGCTTAGTCACTTAGTTGTTAATGCTGTTTATCTCTCTTATGAAATGTACTACACTGTGATTACCGAAGAACACAGGCTTTGCTGCAGATAATACAGTAAATCGATTGGCGATGCGACTACTGCCTTTACATTCTGAATAAACGGCGTTTGGTCTCTTCGACTCACTTAGCTGTTGACCATTGAGGAATGCAATGCATTGATTGCATTGCAGGTCTCACAATATTGCATGGTAACGAGTGCGCCAGTAGCTGCAGCAAGGAAACTGTTGGAAGTCTGTGGAAGTTCGGCGTCGACGCATCGATTAAGTGGCATATCTATGGCATGTTGATATTCTTCTCCCTGTTTTTCTCGATCCAGAGCAACCAGTTGTACATGGCGGGGTCTTGTGAAACTTGACCTCGAGCAGCTGGAAGAATGTTGCACACCGCTCAAGAAACCACTGAAGTTTCCTCAAGTGTAGATCaaaggaagaagacaaaTAATCGGACGAGTTAGCAATACGAGAACAATGCCTGCAGCCACAGACCCATTTCACTCGGCTGTCAGCGGCTTGCATTCCAGTCCGACTATGACATCAAGCAAAACAGAACAAGACAACTTCACATGCTAAGGACGAACCGTATCTGTTAGCGCCGCGAATACCCGGATAGCCAGATCATATCTTGTCAGTGACGGCGGCAATCTACACCGCAATATGCATCGAGACTAAAAAGATAGATCTACGGCTGCGAGATGGGACGGGACGGGGCTTCTCTCCGACCGTCCGACAACTCACTCTTAGGCAGGTCTTGTTGTCATAAGTGACAGGTACCGGGCAGTTACGCCTCAAAGACGCATCTGCGGCCCCTTGTCAGTGCTGCGTGTCTTATTACCCCGCCTTGCCCAGCTGTGAGCTTGACAATGTAATGTAGGGCCCAGGAACCAGTGTGATTGCAACGACAACGCTTTCCGAATGAAGTCTTTGCGGCTCTATATTTTTCTGGCGAACGATTCAAAACTGAGAATTTTAACCAAGTGCACATAGCATGTGTAGCATTGGCAGATACGAAGCTTGTTGGAACAGAGAATATGGTTCCTGGGGTGCATAATGGCAAAGCCTGAATGCAACGAATGACGTCGCTATTTTATGTTCCAAAAAAGGCCGAGTACTGAGACACGGGAAATTCTGTGGCGGGCTGAATCTCAGACAGAAAAGAGGGGTTCGGACGGGCCGCTGCTCTTTTAGGTGAGACATACAGTCCGTGCAGCCAGGTACAGCAAGACCTGTCACAATTCAGATCTCCTCAAACCCCGCTTCCCCGTTGACGGGCTATCACGGGAGAAAATGATCTGTTTTCTGGCTCCAGCCTAGTCCTCCATATCAGTGTACGATTCACCCATAAGAGCTTTGCCCAATAATGTAAAGATAAAGGCAAATATCTAGATGAGCATTCCTGGAACCTAGATAGGTGAAAGAAGATACAAGATGTAGTAAGGTCTTCCCCGGACTCTTCGTCGCGATTGTGTAACCCCGGCCGACAGCCAGATCAGCAGTCCGCCCAATGGCAAGAGGCATAtgatttctcttctctcagaGAACAACACCAAAGATTCACTTACCGCTAGATCCTCGTCGTACCGTGTCTCAGTGAGTGATTGGAATCTGATGTGCCGATGGCCCGGAGGGTAGAAAATCATGCCAGTAGCCTGTAGAATGTGACCGATACGTGCAACTACATGATGCACGGTGACATGAGACATTCATTCTGGAGATAATTGGACATGGGGGACGAGCAGTGGAGGTTTGCTGTGAGACAGGAAAACATCCCTATACGTAGGCTGATCTACAAGGCGATCTCTTACGTATTTTCTAGGGTCACTTGGAAGGCTCTGTGTCTATAAGAACCCCTCAATCTCTCACTGATCCTGAACACAAactctcaactcaactcaactcatcTTCACTCATCAACTCCTTCTCAAACAACTACTCAACATAAATCACTCACAATGGGTTACGGCACTCTCGAGAACGGCGACTGGCTCATGGTCGGCATgagcatcttcagcaaagATCGCTCCGTCGAGCTCCGCATGCAAGACGATGGCAAGCTCGCCATCTACTACAACAACCGCTGTGCCTGGCAGAGCACCGACCAGCAGATCAGCAACGCAAAGGGCGCCATCATGCAAGGCGATGGCAACCTCTGCATCTAGTTAGTCTTGCATCTCTTGATATGGTGTCTGTTGTAGCGTTGCTAATTGTGATTTTGCAGTGACAAGAACGGCAAGGCCACTTGGCACACCAACACTGCTGCCCCAAGCGGCGACAACAAGACTTTCCTTTCTGTCCAGGATGACGGAAACCTTGTTCTGTACAAGAACGGTGGTGCTACTCCCATCTGGTCTTCCAAGAGCAACAAATAAATGGGCTGGCTGGGTTGGCATGTGAGTTGGGCTCTTGGCGGGTACAGTTAGGGATCTATGGACCTAGACAAGTTCTACCTGCCGATTTGTGCACCACTCATAGTATTAATAGCCATCAATAAAGTTAAATTGGAGAGAGCTTTTATCTCTTGCAATCTGTGCCAAGTTATTGATCAAGACGAACATGGCCAAATACCTCTGTAATCCTCTTACTCTTAGATCGACTTTCGCTAGTCGGTACGTAATTTCGACGCCCATCTCACGAAACTTGTCTGGGTATGTTTATTATGAATCAGAAAGATTATATACCAGATTACTTAGCGGGCTCTAGGTTATGCCCGAGGAAACCTTGTTTAGTTATAGTATACTAGATCTAATAGTGTTATCTGCCAAATTTATGTCAGAAGTTAAGCCTTAAAAGTCCGAGGATGCCTGAAACTGCTCCAACATCAAAAACCTCTAAGCGCTGCAAACTCTCGTAAACGCAAGAGTGTCTATGTTGACCTCGATTTTGACGAATTCTCCGTAGCAGGTCAAGATGAGTTGTACATCTGCCTGTGCGATAGCCCCGCCGGCAATACTGAAGCTAACGCTGTCCGACCTCCAGCCGCCAGCGCTGTCGTACATGGCGCCAAATTTGCTTGTGTCTCCAACCTTGAGCTCAATGTTGCAAACGTAATCGGCACCTGGGCTGACACTGACAACTCGATAATAGTAGGAGAACTCGTAGTCTCCATTCAGATTCTGCAGAGTCTGCTTGAAGTAGTAATCGGGTTGACCGTTGCTGAATACCGCGGACCTAGTTTGTCATGTATTAGCAAGAGGTTAAAGATGCGGATTGTGAATGAACGTACAGTGCGTTTGTGCCGGATTGGGCTTGACTTTGGATGAGGTTGGCATTGCTGGTCCAAGGCGCAATACCGCTGGGGCTATCGTCGAAACCTGGGTTGATAAACAACTGGGTTTCAGCACAGGCTGCCGCTGCAGTAGTCGTGGTAGATTCTGCTTGGGTTGTAGTAGCAGTATCCGCCAGAGTTATAGTGGTAGATTCTACTCCGTCTGTAGTCGTAGTATCTGCCAGAACTGTAGTCGTAGTATCCCCTGGGACTGTAGTGGTAGTATCCGCCGGGGGCGTAACAGTAGTCGTATCGATTGACGTTGCCGAAGTATCAGCAGCAAGCGTCGACGTGGCCGCCACAATGCTTGTCGCGACAGTTGTCGCTGGTCGGCAGGGACCGGCTTCAGCGCCGAGAAGCAGTGTAGCAATAGTTGCCAGGTTGAGGATAGAATAGCGAACCATGATGCCGTATGAGAAAAAAACGTTAAAACGAGTGGACACGACTGCAGATGTTGCAGTGTGAGGTAAAAGAATGTAAATATTGAGAGGTTGCAGGATGCAAGTCTGAGTGAAAACTATTTGGTGCCAGACATCCCCTTTTTAATTTGGCTATCAACAAATAACGTTAGTTCAGGTTTGCGACTGCAGTATACTGGCGCTAAATAACGGCTTGGCAGGAGGCTATTGCCAATAGTTCGAAAAGCTAATGAAAGATAATGAAGTTAAGCGGAGAACACTAGCCAatttgggagagaatatgcATATAACGGTGTTTCAAATCGTTCAATTCAGAGGCGAAAAATCCATGTAAAACCAACCAACACTTCAATCAGCGGTTCCTGATGGTTTATTTCGCTATGTGCAAAACACCGCCCTCCACCTGTGTTGTGATAGCTCAGGTATGCGCATGCTCGGGCTGCAATGGAAATCCATATGTCGTCATAATTTGAGAGGTTTTATAAAGTCAATTGAGCCGTATTTCACTGACAATTCGGTCTGCAAGATTCTTTGCGTTGGCATAGACAGCGAACTTTGCATGATTACAGTGGATCCTGGTGAGAAAGATATGAAGCAATACTCTTAGTACCGGGTAAGCTCCTTCTTACCGGCCCATTAGCCATGATGACTCGAGTTGTTATATAAGTGCTTGTCATTCAGGAGATTGTTCTATGATAGTACTGCTTCTAAAATGTGATTTTAGGTATATTTTAAATTCTGTTAAGCCCTTATCATCTTAAAGTTTGAGGAAAAGTGAATTACTACTTTGACAATCACTCCAAGTTGCATTTTCTAACTGGACATTTTAAGCAGGTTCCTTCGCTGTTGAAAGCACCCCAGTATCTATCTGGCTGGCATAAGAGTGCCGTTGGCGGAAAGAGGTCGCCCAAGTCATGTAAAATGGCCAAGGTATGCTATTTACACCTAATGACACATTTCGTCATCCAAAATGTATGACGCGAGGGCGCTTTCTTCCTTTACGATTCATGGAGACTAAGACATCCCGGAGTAAAAGCTGAGTCTTTGTTGAATCACAAATGCAGTCTGTCGTATGATAGAAGTAGGGTGTGAGCTCTGTAAGAATGCTAAAACGTCACTATCACAGTCATCACATCAAAGAACATTTCAGAGAGCGGTACAGGCCGTAGCCCTCCCCGCGATCTAGCCCCGATTGTCTAATCGCCCCGCTGTTTCTAAACAATGTTTCAGGCCAGCTCTCAATATTCATTCCATTACGGTAATCTCTACGCATTAGTGGAATGTGATAGTCGTTTGTGGAGAGCTGAGTGATGAGAAAGATACGTATATAGGCTCAGCGTCTAATATAGGGTTGAATATTTAAGCAGAGCGATAGGCAGCAATTGAGCCGTCTCATCAAAGAACGTTGCCACTATGAATCTCAAAACTTTTCTAGTCGGCTCCTTGAGCCTCTTCGGTCATTCGGAGGGAGCAGCGTCCCCGCCGACATTGAGCCTTCCCTGGGGATCATACCAGGCTAAACCTCTTGCATGGGATAAACAGGTATGTCATATATCGAGAGGCAAGAAATGAACTCACTAACAATGCGGAGATTTATCTATTTGAGAACGTCCGATTTGGGTCCAAACCAGTACGTTTCGGTGCATCTAGTTTCCCATCAGGACCCGGTGAAAGCGTTCCCGACAACACGGACTGTCTCCAAGTTAACCCGCAAGTACTGAGCAACGCCCCTGGCGGTAAAACTCCCCTCGGCGACCCTAATCGGGATTTTGGCCCCGATAATTTCGAGGCAGCTAAGGCGCCTGATTGGAATGGAAATGAAGACTGTCTCTTCCTCGATGTCTATGTACCGCGTTCAGTCTTCGACAACCCCGGTTCCAAGCCACTTCCCGTTACGGTCTGGTTCTATTGAGGGGCATATGCATTCGGTAccaagaggatgaagaagttgggTCTCAACAATGGCCCCCTCTACAGCGGAAAGACCCTGATCGAAGCCACCGACTACAAAACCATCTTTGTAGCCGGAAACTATCGTCTGGGAGCCTTTGGGTGGTTAGCTGGCTCATATATGCAGAAGTACGGCCTGCCTAATGCCGGTCTCTACGACCAGAATCTTCTCCTCCAGTGGGTTCAGAAGTACATCGGCCAGGTCCACGGCGACAACACCGCTGTCAGCGCATGGGGAGAGTCAGCAGGTGGCGGTTCCATTCTCCACCATCTCATACGAGGCAATGGTAAGAATTATCCTTTGTTCACCCGGTTCGTCACACAAAGTCCTGCCTTTGAATGGGCGTGGGATGATTCCAAGGACGGTCAGTTGGACCAGGTTTACCAGAACTTCTCAAAGTCACTGGGCTGCAATGACCCGAACGATATTAGCTGTATCAGAGATCCGTCGATACCGCTGGATAAGTTGGGCATGGCGAATGTCAAGCTTTTTGAGACCGTCAAGCAGACTGGACTTTTCCCCATTGGACCATCGGTGGACGGTGCATGGGTCAAGACGATACCTACTCTAGCGTTCGCTAAAGGTAATGAAAATTCTGATGTCCTTTTGAAGACTGTGCTGACACTTGGATGTAGGGAATTTCTGGCCTGGAATCAAATCCACCATTGTCTCTCACTGTGCAAACGACGCTGAGCGCTTTACCCCATCCAGTGTTGTCGATAATGCCACTTTCTACGgattcttggagaagttcCTCCCAGGCCAGAACTTAGGCTCTGTGAGAGCGAAAATTGCCAAGCAGTATAACTGCACCACAGACTTCAAAGGAAATTACAGTCTTTGTCTGCGCAATGTCATTCGGGACGCATCCTTCACTTGCAATACAAGAGATCTCCTCGACGCGTATCCGAAGCAGGCATACGCGATGAACTACGGCTTTCCGAATGATAGCTTGGCATATCATGCGTCTGACCTTATCCCGCTGTTCGCCAATGCAGGTATCCTCGGACAGATTGCGATAATGATCAAGGCAATCCTCAAATGTTCTCTCTGGGACGCAAACATATGGGCAGGTAAGCTGCGCGATACAATTAGGGACAGATATCTGGGATACTTTGCGTCGTTCGCGCTTTATGGAAACACTGATAGTGACGGGAAAGGGGACACTGGATGGCCGGTCGTTGATGGGTCTGGAAAACTCTTTTCGAAAGTTATGAAGCCTTCGCAAGATGGATGGAACCTAGTGCAGGATGAGCAGAACTCCGAAGACGGTTGCGCCTTTTGGCGTACCATAGCGCAGGATCTCGTGCCTAAATCGGGTAATTCGGAATGGAACCTGGAGGAGGTGGATGTGGATTCGAACGTGCAAGAGGAACTTTAGGTCGACGGCCCAGTCAAACTTAGTGCACCTGGTCTGGTGGCATGTTGAGGACCTCGTTGGGGTGGTACCAAGCGATATCAACAGATTCAACTAGCCCTGTCGGAGCACTTGGACTTCATAGGAACTTCTACTAAGGTTACAGTGTTCCTCACAGGACTGGCTGTCGCTTGTTTAGGCCTAGTGACTGATACTCTAGCTTTTACCAGTTGAGCAGTTAGATATTTCATTCGTGCACGTATTCAGAGCAATTGATTTGGGTCTCTTCATTGATACCAATTGCGTCTACTCGTGTATTCTCCCCATAAGTCGTCCTCGTTTGAGCAGTCATGGTGCTTTGTGCCGAAAGTCGAAAGATGAAAGATGATCATGTGGCCCAAGCGACATTGGCCATCAGATATAGTACAAGGAATAAATATCATCGGGTTAATTAGAGGTGACTCATAATTAATATTCAGCTTGAGCTTCATTCGCAATTTCTTAAATGATGGGGCCTCACTTCAGTGGCTTCAGCAGAACGGTTCACAACTACCAACATTGAGTGCTTACCTATACCTATACGACGCAATAAAACTTGGGACCACGATTCTAAGCGATAAGAAGACTTAGGTAATTTAGAACAAGCTTAGGAGGGCCCTTTGATAAGTTTATGCAGATATCGTATCTCAAGGTCTGAAGTTTATTTGCTCCATAGACTTGCATGGCATGTTCaaagttattaatttattagGGTAAAGGAATGTAGAACACAATGATCTATCACATTATGAAAAGGGCCTGTCACCTTTTCCAGCCTTATCTGTTTAGAAAATCTGTCAGCCCATTCACGTGATAGGCTTACTGTTCGTcatccttgtccttgctGTTCCGCCCGCCATGTTCTTTGTTCTCTGCCTCAGCTGCCTAAAGGCCATTTCTCACGTCTTTCAGTCCCTTCATAGATCTTATTTCCTCCTCAAAACCATCATGCCGCTCAAGCGAAAAGCGCAAAAAGCTTCTGTTGACATCAGTAGCATCGTCAAGCGAGACTTCTCATACCTTGCACGCAACCCTGACAGCGACAACCGGCCTCTATGGATTGATCCCGACAAAGGATACATCATTCTAGAGCGATTTCATCCTTTGGCTGACTTAGCGACTGATTTCCTCGTGATTATCGCGGAACCTCAATCTAGACCAGCTTTTCTCCATGAGTACAAGATTACGCCGCATAGTCTCTATGCTGCTGTTTCTGTTGGTTTAAATGGCGaagacatcatcaacactctTGACAAGTTTCTCAAAACAGAGCTTCCGCAGACTATCAAAGAGTTCATCAGATCGTGTACCAAGAGCTATGGCAAGGTCAAGTTAGTTTTGAAGAGCAACAAATATTTCGTCGAGAGCAGTGATGCAGATGTCCTTCAGGCTTTACTCAAAGATAAAATCCTCGGCCCTCTTCGAGTAAACGGCTCTGACGAGATTAGTAGAGCGCGTGCGCCAGCACTGGGTGGCTTGGTCATTCCTGGAACAAAGAACGCGGCGGGGGTTCAGCAAGCCAATCTCCTACAAATCGTAGACAAAGAGTCGGATCATATTGAAGTCGTATTAAATGACGAAGAaaaggatgatgaggaagaaacAGTTCATGCCTTTGAGATCCCCGACAGCGCCGTTGAGGCCGTTCAGAAGCGATGCCTGGATTTATCGTACCCCATTCTAGAAGAGTACGACTTTCGCTGCGACAGCATCAATCCCGACTTGGACATCGATCTGCGCCCAAACACCCAAATCAGACCCTATCAAGAAAAGAGTCTCAGCAAGATGTTCGGCAACGGTCGCGCCAAAAGCGGAATCATCGTTCTCCCATGCGGCGCAGGCAAAACCCTCGTCGGCATCGCAGCAGCATGCACCATCAGAAAAGGCGTCATCGTCCTCTGCACAAGCTCAGTTTCCGCTGTGCAATGGCGCAATGAGTTTCTCAAATGGTCAAACATTAATCCTGAGGACATTACTACTTTCACATCCGACAGCAAGGAGAAGTTCTCTGGGAGTACTGGTGTGATTGTGACGACGTATTCAATGGTTACGAATAGTCGCGAGCGTGCGCATGACtcaaagaagatgatggactTTTTGGCAGGACGGGAATGGGGATTGACgcttcttgatgaggttCACGTTGTTCCAGCCAATATGTTTCGACGTGTTATCTCGTCGATTAAAACGCACTCTAAGCTTGGGCTTACGGCTACGTTGCTTCGCGAGGATGACAAGATAGATCATCTCAACTTTCTCATTGGGCCGAAATTATATGAAGCGAATTGGATGGACCTCTCGCAGCAGGGGCATATCGCCAAGGTGCAATGCGCTGAGGTCTGGTGTTCTATGCCGACTGTCTTCTACGAGCAATATCTCCAGGTCTCGTCTCGAATGAAGCGAACGCTAGCCGCTATCAATCCCTCCAAGTTCCAGGCTTGCCAATTTCTTATCAACTATCACGAAGCGCGCGGTGATAAAATCATTGTTTTCTCGGACGAGCTTTACTCCCTGAAACTATACGCATACAAGCTAAAGAGATACCTTATTTACGGTGGCACAAGCCAGGAGGAGCGACTAAGGGTTCTTGATCATTTCCGACACAATCCCGAAGTGAATACGCTATTCCTCTCCAAGATCGGCGATACGTCACTTGATCTCCCCGAAGCAACGTGTCTCATCCAGATATCCTCACAGTTTGGCTCCCGCCGTCAAGAGGCACAGCGTCTCGGCCGCATCTTGCGAGCAAAACGGCGAAACGACGAGGGGTTTAACGCCTTCTTTTACTCGCTCGTCTCTAAGGACACATCCGAAATGCATTTTGCGTCAAAGCGGCAGGCCTTCCTTATTGATCAAGGCTACGCATTCAAAGTGATCACCAAGCTAGTCGGTATTGAAAAGACGCCTGACCTCGCATTTCGTACTGCGGCTGAACAACGGGAGTTACTACAGGGCGCGTTGGTTGACAACGAGACGGCggctgatgatgaatttgcTGCAGATGATCTCTGGGGTAGGGAGAAGAGTGGTGGaaaagggaagaagaacacGGTGAGGCGCGTCGCCGGCTATCTTGAT
It encodes:
- a CDS encoding hypothetical protein (At least one base has a quality score < 10); the protein is MAPSNPTRDFADQAYLPSPLPETISSSFVLHHFQDPVASTKSAVDAKDSVQKDDVLDTYSATSLSRVMVHELAHWFGGAGNGGTDNRNVPDQQAVGKEGALVWQKPDGKRTTDATLKDLKRYLTYNFMWVSNLARSHEGANAGNCGPSKATFTAESYALFALMSYMDNWDWANDGKAKAFVDEMIPYERLPNSKKVRLG
- a CDS encoding DNA excision repair protein ERCC-3, with protein sequence MPLKRKAQKASVDISSIVKRDFSYLARNPDSDNRPLWIDPDKGYIILERFHPLADLATDFLVIIAEPQSRPAFLHEYKITPHSLYAAVSVGLNGEDIINTLDKFLKTELPQTIKEFIRSCTKSYGKVKLVLKSNKYFVESSDADVLQALLKDKILGPLRVNGSDEISRARAPALGGLVIPGTKNAAGVQQANLLQIVDKESDHIEVVLNDEEKDDEEETVHAFEIPDSAVEAVQKRCLDLSYPILEEYDFRCDSINPDLDIDLRPNTQIRPYQEKSLSKMFGNGRAKSGIIVLPCGAGKTLVGIAAACTIRKGVIVLCTSSVSAVQWRNEFLKWSNINPEDITTFTSDSKEKFSGSTGVIVTTYSMVTNSRERAHDSKKMMDFLAGREWGLTLLDEVHVVPANMFRRVISSIKTHSKLGLTATLLREDDKIDHLNFLIGPKLYEANWMDLSQQGHIAKVQCAEVWCSMPTVFYEQYLQVSSRMKRTLAAINPSKFQACQFLINYHEARGDKIIVFSDELYSLKLYAYKLKRYLIYGGTSQEERLRVLDHFRHNPEVNTLFLSKIGDTSLDLPEATCLIQISSQFGSRRQEAQRLGRILRAKRRNDEGFNAFFYSLVSKDTSEMHFASKRQAFLIDQGYAFKVITKLVGIEKTPDLAFRTAAEQRELLQGALVDNETAADDEFAADDLWGREKSGGKGKKNTVRRVAGYLDQLSGVQDMAYIERNTSSNKGLTRTKGEKSEFFKKMDREKKRRKNK